GCCCACGACGCGGTCGTCCTCGGTGAGCAGGCGGGTCGCCCGCCATCCCGTCTCCGGGACGGCGCCCCGGTCGAGACAGCCCGCGAGCAGGCTGCCGACGAGGGCGCGGCCGAGCCCCTCGAGCCCCGCGGACTCGCGACGCGCGAGCTCGTCGGGTGCGATGACGCCGGTGCCACCGCCGGTCGGGGTGTCGGAGACGTTCATGCGGCGGGGGGTGCCGACGACGCGGTCGCTCCAGCCGGGCACCGCGTCGAAGGAGAAGAGGGCGGGCTCCAGGGAGCGGCCGCCCTGCGGCTTCCCGCCGGGGTGCTCGGGGTGGTAGTCGGGGAACCCCGCCACGAGCTGGAGGTGCAGCGGCGTCGCGGTCTCGATCCAGTCGACGACCTCGTCCACGGAGTCCACGAAGGCCGCGGCGAGCTCCGGCAGGATCATGTCGTGGGAGAGGGCGCCGAGGTAGGCGAGCGCGTCCTCCCGCGAGTCCGCCACCCCGGCGGCGCGGGCGGCCGGGTTGGCCGGCAGCCACACGACCGCGCTCGAGAGCGCCGTCGTGCCACCGATCTTGTCCGCCTTCTCGACGAGGGCGACGCGCGCGCCGGCGTCCGCCGCGGCGAGCGCGGCGGTGAGGCCGGCCGCGCCGGTGCCGAGCACGACGACGTCGACCCGCTCCGTCCCCGTGGGCTCCGTGGTCTCCGTGGGCTCCGTGGACTCCGTGGACTCGGTGGGTTCCGGGGGCACGGCGTCCCTCAGCCCTGGTCGGAGTGCGCCGTGGCGTCGGGGGCGAGCAGCCGCGGCCCCGGCGTGAACGTGGCGGGGATGCTCTGCCAGCCGGTGTTCGTGCCCTGGTGCGGGTAGCGGACGAGCTTGTCGACGTCCACGACGTAGTCGCCCATGCGGCCGAGGATCTGCGAGAGCAGCTCCTTCGCCATCGCGCGGCCGAGGTTGGAGCCCGCGCAGCGGTGGGCGCCGATGCCGAAGGCGGTGTGGCGGTTGGGCCAGCGCTCGATGTCGATCTCGTCGGGCGCGTCGAACTGGGAGGCGTCGCGGTTGGCCGACCCCCAGGCGATGAGCACGCGGTCGCCCTCCTGCATCGCGGCGCCCTGGAACTCGACGTCCTTGGTCACGGTGCGGGCGAGCGCCTGGGTGGGGGAGA
This Nocardioides alkalitolerans DNA region includes the following protein-coding sequences:
- a CDS encoding cytochrome P450, whose translation is MLEEVTRGVIAERTAAPTDDIISYLVQQEVDGRPVTADEVFAMVDLLLSGGVGTTASLVSNTVVWLYQHQDVRQDLIDHPEKLERALEEFLRFFSPTQALARTVTKDVEFQGAAMQEGDRVLIAWGSANRDASQFDAPDEIDIERWPNRHTAFGIGAHRCAGSNLGRAMAKELLSQILGRMGDYVVDVDKLVRYPHQGTNTGWQSIPATFTPGPRLLAPDATAHSDQG